The nucleotide window GAGCGGCTCTTTGACCTGCCCGCCGTGGAGCGGTGCAGTGCAGCCGCCCTGGACCTGCTGCCCGGGCAGTGGGAGGACCACCAGCGCCGCCACCCGGAGGTACTGACCCTCTTTGCGGAGCCGGGGCAGGTGGAGCCCTGGCTGGCTGAAGCCCGCCAGCTGCTGGAGGCCTACTTCCACCTGGAGAACCCGCGGCGTCTGGAGCCTGCTGAGCGGGAAGTGCTGGTGGAGGCCCGCACCCGGGGCGGGCTGCTGTTGCGCGGCTTCGTGGACCGGATTGACGTGGCTCCTAGCGGGGCGGTGCGGGTGGTGGACTACAAAACCGGTAAGTCACCCAGCCCGCGTTTCCAGGAGGAGGCCCTGTTCCAGATGCGCTTCTATGCGCTGGTGCTGCGCCTCCAACAGGGGCAGGCTCCAGCGCGCACCCAGCTGCTCTATCTCAAGGATGGCCGTACCCTGACCCATGACCCGCGTCCCCCGGAGTTGGAGGCGGTAGAGACCAAAGTAGAGCGGATCTGGGACGAAGTGGAGGACTGCGCCAGGTCCGGGCGGTTCCTGCCTCGGCGCTCGCGGCTGTGCGACTGGTGCGCCTTCCAGAATCGTTGCCCAGAGTTCGGGGGGCTGCCGCCTGAGGCACCGCAGGCAGGCATCGAGCGGCTGCTGACCGCTCGGGTCTGAGGATCGGGCTTGCCTAGGCCGCACCGTCGCCCCCTAGCCGCGCGTCAAAGTGATTCTGCTGCGTCACGGGGCTTACGGTTACCGCATGGAGCACAGGCGACTTACTGGCACTGGCCTGCGTGTCTCAGCCCTGGGACTGGGCACTATGACCTGGGGCCGGGACACTGATGAGGCGGAGGCACAGGAACAACTGGAGCTGTTCCTCGACGCCGGAGGCACGCTGCTGGACACCTCCGCGTCTTTTGGTGACGGTCTGAGTGAACACGTGATCGGCAAGCTCCTGCACAGTCAGGTTGACCGCCGTGAGGTGGTACTCGTCTCCAAGGCGGGGGTGCGCAACTGGCGCACCGGTGAACGCCGCTCCGTGGCTGACGCCTCTCGCGGCACCCTCCTGGATGTCCTCGACGAGTCCCTGTCCCGCTTGGGAACCGACCACCTGGACCTGTGGCTGGTGCAGATGCCTGACCCAACCACACCCTTGGAGGAGACCGCCTCTGCCCTGTGCGCAGCGGTGGCAACTGGCCGTACCCGGTACGTGGGCATATCCAACCATCCCGTCTGGTCCACTGTGCGCATGGCTGACCTGCTGCGTGAGGGGGCGCAGGGTCCAGGTCTCGCAGCGGTGGAGGTGGAGCACTCACTGTTGTGCCGCGGCATCGAGCGCGAGTTGATGCCTGCGGCTGATGTCCTTGGCTTCGGCGTCATTGGTTACGCCCCCTTAGGGCGGGGAGTGCTGACCGGTAAGTACCGCTCTACTACTCCCCCGGACTCCCGGGCCGCCTCACCGCACTTGCGGGCCTACGTGGCGCCCTACCTGGGGGAGCGTCAACGGCGGATCGTGGAGGCTGTTGCGACGGCGGCAGTAGGTTTGGATCGCAAACCGGTAGAGATCGCGCTGTCCTGGGCGCGCGACGCCGTCGGCATCGCCTGTACCGTAGTGGGTGCGCGCACGCCCGCGCAGCTGCAAGGTGCCTTAGGCACGGAGGGCCTGGTGCTGCCGCCGCAGATCAGGCATGTGCTGGACGAGGTCACCGCGCCAGAACTGGGTTATCCCGAGCGGTATTAAACCCATCGTGCAGAATCCACAGTGCTACCCGCTGTGGCTGCCCACTGGCTGTGCACCTCGGAATTCCCTCACGAAGAGTGCTTAGTCCGCATCTTCGTCCTCATCGAAGTCCTCGTACTCGCCGTCATCGTCAAAGTCGTCGTCAAAGTCGTCGTCAAAGTCCTCGGCGTCATCCGCCTCGCCGTCGTCCTCGAGAGTGTCAAAAGGTAGCTCGATGCCGTAGGCGGTGAACAGGGCGTCATCGTAGGTGAAGAAAGCGTCCTGGAGGGCATTCTCGGTGGCCACGACCACCGGGGAGAGTTCGTCCCCCGTGGCCGCTGCATCAAGATGCGCCTCAAAGGCGGCGATGAGTCGGTTGAGCGCGGACCGCGGGTCGTTCGTCATGGCACCAGCCTAACTGTTTGGAGCCGACCTGCGTCACAAGAGTCTCGGAAGAAAGTTGCGGTGGCCCCTGACCACTGACCAGGGGCCACCGCAACCGGACGCTCTTTGCGCGCTACCTCAGTTTTTCAGGCCGAGGGTCTGCGCGACGGAGGAGGAGAACAGGTCCTCACCCTTGATGCGGGAGGTCTCTTCCGCACCCACCACCACACGTACGCCGCCGCGCATGACTTGCGAGGCGCCGCCGTTGGGGCCCAGGGGCAGCACTACGAGCTCCGGCTGCGGGCTGTAGGCGGCGCTGGCGGGACGGCCCTGGATGATGTCGGTGATGTTCCGGGCGACAATGGCGGCGTGGGCACGGGCGGCGTCAGCACGCTTGGTCTCGCGCACGTCCGTGATGTCACCGATCGCCCACACACCGGGGTGGTCAACCACGCGCAGGTGGTCGTCGACGCGGATGGTGCCGTCGTAGTGACGGATCTCCTCGTAGTCGTCTCCCAGGAAGCCGGTCGCGGCGCTGGCGCCGTAGGCACGGAACCATAAGTCCGCCTCCAGGCGGCGCCCGCCCGTGGTCGACATGCGGAAGGGCGAGAGCACGCCCGGGTCCACCGGCGGAAGGGAGGCCAGGCGCTCACCGGTGATGACCTCGACGCCGCGCTGCTCCAGCTGGAAGGTGATTGCGGCGCGCAGCTCGGGCTTGTAGTCCTTGTTCGGCAGGATCTGCTCGCCCTTCTCCACAAGGATGACCTTGATGTCCGGGAAGGCTGAGGTGATCTCCCCCACCAGCTCGATACCCACGTCCCCGGCTCCTGCGACCAGGACGGTCTTGGCCTGTTCCAGGCCCACATGACCGCGCTCGATCCTGGCCTTGGCGATGACGGAGGAGGACTCCATGTGCTTGGCCGGGAAGGGGTAGGCGGTGCCGGTGGCCAGGACGAGCTGGTCGGCCTCGATCTCCTGGCCGCCTGAGACCTGGACCGTCGTGCCGCGCACGGCCAGGGCCGTGCCGTGGACCACGCGCCCGCGGGCCAGGAGGTGGTCGTAGGGCATGAAGATCTTCTCGGCCCACTCGCGGTCCACTACCGCGCGCAGGGCGGCGGCGTGGTTGACGAAGGTGTCCTTCTGCTCGACGAGCGTGACCTCGGCGATGTCGTCGAGTGCCTTGGCAATGGTGATACCGCCGTATCCGCCGCCGACGATGGTGACGCGAACCATGGAGTCCTCTTCTTCCGTTCGGGTGGTGAGGGCAGCGTATCGCTTCCCTCCCTTCCGACACATCCCGTATGGGTCATGAGACCTACATCCCACCTTGCGCTATGGTGAGCACCACACCGCAGTGCCCCTCCTCTGCCCGCCTGACAAGGACGATCCGCTCATGCTCTCCTCCCGCATCACCAGTGCCGGGCAGCGTCCACGCCCGGCCCCCGCACGAGGTTGGGGCGGCTCAGCATCCTCCTCGTGGCCAGGGCTGTGACTTGGGGTCTGGCCACGTGCTCAGGACAGCCCCCGCCGCTCCAGCAGGGGCTCTAGACGTGGGTCACGGCCCCGGAAGGCCCGGAAGGAGACCAGCGGATCACGTGAGTCTCCGCGCGAGAGGAACTCGCGGCGGAAGCGCTCGCCGGCCTCACGGTTGAGCCCCAGGTCCCCTTCACGCGCCCCCTGGCCGTCGGTGCGGAACCACTGGGTGGCGTCGGCGTCCATGACCTCGCTCCAGATATAGGCGTAGTAGGCCCCGCAGTAGCCGCCGGCGAAGATGTGCTCGAAGTAGGTGGTGCGGTAGCGCGGAGGCACCATGGCG belongs to Actinomyces trachealis and includes:
- a CDS encoding RecB family exonuclease, which encodes MTQQHPPRPTGPLARPQGGARQTALSPSRAKDFMQCPLLFRLRTVDRLPEPGSLATHKGTLVHAVLERLFDLPAVERCSAAALDLLPGQWEDHQRRHPEVLTLFAEPGQVEPWLAEARQLLEAYFHLENPRRLEPAEREVLVEARTRGGLLLRGFVDRIDVAPSGAVRVVDYKTGKSPSPRFQEEALFQMRFYALVLRLQQGQAPARTQLLYLKDGRTLTHDPRPPELEAVETKVERIWDEVEDCARSGRFLPRRSRLCDWCAFQNRCPEFGGLPPEAPQAGIERLLTARV
- a CDS encoding aldo/keto reductase — encoded protein: MEHRRLTGTGLRVSALGLGTMTWGRDTDEAEAQEQLELFLDAGGTLLDTSASFGDGLSEHVIGKLLHSQVDRREVVLVSKAGVRNWRTGERRSVADASRGTLLDVLDESLSRLGTDHLDLWLVQMPDPTTPLEETASALCAAVATGRTRYVGISNHPVWSTVRMADLLREGAQGPGLAAVEVEHSLLCRGIERELMPAADVLGFGVIGYAPLGRGVLTGKYRSTTPPDSRAASPHLRAYVAPYLGERQRRIVEAVATAAVGLDRKPVEIALSWARDAVGIACTVVGARTPAQLQGALGTEGLVLPPQIRHVLDEVTAPELGYPERY
- a CDS encoding DNA primase — encoded protein: MTNDPRSALNRLIAAFEAHLDAAATGDELSPVVVATENALQDAFFTYDDALFTAYGIELPFDTLEDDGEADDAEDFDDDFDDDFDDDGEYEDFDEDEDAD
- a CDS encoding NAD(P)/FAD-dependent oxidoreductase, which encodes MVRVTIVGGGYGGITIAKALDDIAEVTLVEQKDTFVNHAAALRAVVDREWAEKIFMPYDHLLARGRVVHGTALAVRGTTVQVSGGQEIEADQLVLATGTAYPFPAKHMESSSVIAKARIERGHVGLEQAKTVLVAGAGDVGIELVGEITSAFPDIKVILVEKGEQILPNKDYKPELRAAITFQLEQRGVEVITGERLASLPPVDPGVLSPFRMSTTGGRRLEADLWFRAYGASAATGFLGDDYEEIRHYDGTIRVDDHLRVVDHPGVWAIGDITDVRETKRADAARAHAAIVARNITDIIQGRPASAAYSPQPELVVLPLGPNGGASQVMRGGVRVVVGAEETSRIKGEDLFSSSVAQTLGLKN